CCAACGCCGATCTTGTGGTCGTCCCCGGTGTGGGGCACTTCGGTCAGTGCGTCCGCCAGTTCGACCAGGCCGGCTTCACGCCCCTCATCCGCGACCGAGTGGCCAACGGTCGGCCCGTACTCGGCATCTGCGTCGGCCTGCAGATCATGTACGAGGGGTCCGATGAGGACGCCGACGTCCGAGGCCTCGGCATCCTGCCGGGTTGGGTTCACCGGTTCCCGGCCGTCGCCGCGGACGGCCAGCCGCTGACGGTGCCGCACATGGGCTGGAACGCCCTTGGCGTGCCGGGCGGCGACGAGCCCGACCCACTGGTCCGACCGGTCGTGGGTGAGCGCGTCTACTTCGTCCACTCCTTCTACGCCGCGCCGTCCGACCCCGACCACGTGATCGCCCAGACGACCTACGGCGGCCGACACGTCCCGGCCATCGCACGGGAGGGGAGCGTGATCGGCACCCAGTTCCACCCCGAGAAGTCAGCCGATGTCGGCCGTCGACTGCTGGAGGCCATCCGGGCCGAGGTGGCCGCGGTGGCCCAGTCCTGACGCAGCCCCCTCGAGGCCATGGGGCACCAAGGTGCACCTGCCCTGCAGACCGCCGGCTATCTGCACCATGTTGCTGAATGGCGGCGACCTACCCTGTCGCCCATGCCCCTCACCCTCTTCCCAGCCGTCGACATCAAGCACGGCCGCGCCGTCCGACTGACCCAGGGCAAGGCCGATGCCGAGACCGTCTACGACGTCGACCCGGTCGCAGCCGCGCAGCGCTTCGCCGACGAGGGGACCGAGTGGCTGCACGTCGTCGACCTCGATGCCGCCTTCACCGGCGAGCCGAAGAACCGCCACCTGATCGCCGACATCGTCCAGGCGACCGGTGTCAAGGTGCAGGCCAGCGGGGGTATCCGGACCCTCGAGGACCTGAACGCCTCGATCGGGTACGGCGCCCAGCGGGTGGTGATCGGCACCATGGCGCTGGAGGACCCCTCCTTCGTCGAGGCCGCCCTCGACGCCCACGGGGAGAGGGTCGCGATCGGCCTGGACGCGGAAGGGCACACGCTGAAGGCGCGAGGCTGGACCTCGGAGTCCGGTGACCTGTTCGAGGCGTTGGCGACCTTCACCGAGATGGGTGTGGCCCGGTTCGTCTTCACCGACATCCGGCGTGACGGGATGCTGAGCGGCCCGAACGTCGAGCGACTCTGCGAGGTGGCCGACGCCACCACGGCGCAGGTGACGGCCAGCGGTGGGGTCTCCTCCCTGGCCGATCTGGAGACCCTTGCGCGCTGCCACGAGCGGGTTGATGCCGCCATCGTGGGCAAGGCGCTCTACGCCGAGGCCTTCACCCTGACGGAGGCTCTGGAGTTGGTGGCCAACCGGTGACGACGGACCAGGACGGGTTGGCAGTCCGCGTCATCCCCTGCCTCGACGTCGACGCCGGCCGGGTGGTCAAGGGCGTTCAGTTCACCGGTCTCAGGGACGCCGGTGACCCGGTCGAGCTCGCCCGCCTCTACGACGCCGAGGGTGCCGACGAGTTGGTCTTCCTCGACATCACCGCCTCCTCCGACGACCGGGACACGATCTACGACGTCGTCCGGATCACTGCCGAGCAGGTGTTCATCCCCTTGACCGTGGGCGGTGGAGTGCGATCGGTGGAGGATGCTCGCAAGCTCCTCCGGGCGGGGGCCGACAAGACGTCGGTCAACTCCGCCGCCCTGGCCGACCCCACCGTGCTCAGCCGGATCGCCGATGCCTTCGGCAGCCAGTGCGTGGTCAGCGCGGTCGACGCCAAGCGCCGTGACCCCGACGACCCGAGCCAGGGCTGGGAGGTCTACACCCACGGTGGCAGGCGACCGACCGGTGTGGACGCGATCGAGTGGATCGCCGAGTGCGAGCGCCGCGGAGCCGGCGAGATCCTGCTGACCTCGATGGACCGGGATGGCGCCAAGATCGGGTTCGACACCGAGCTGCTGGCCCGCGTCGACGACGCCGTCACCGTCCCGGTCATTGCCAGCGGCGGAGCGGGCTCAACCGACCACATGATCGAGGGGGTGACTCACGGACGGGCCTCCGCAGTGCTGGCCGCGTCGATCTTCCACTTCGGCGAGATCTCGATCGGCCAGGTCAAGCAGGGCATGGCCGCGGCCGGCCTGCCCGTCCGGATGACCTGAGCGGACCCGTCGCGCGAGGTCCCAGGTCGATTCGCCCTAGGCGTCGAGCGCAGCCAGGATCACGTCGAGGTCGAGGAAGTACAGGGTGTCGTTGGTGACCAGCCCGCGCGCCAGGGTGAAGACCTCCACCAGCGGCACCTCGACGGCCAGACCGGTCGGCTGCCCGGTGGCGGCGAACGTGCCCTGCAGGAACACGCGGTCAGCGTCGGCGAAGAGCGTCGGTTCGCCCTCCGGCGGCGTGGGCGGTGGTCCCCAATACCGGGCCAGCGCCTCACCGTACTCGGCATCGGGGATCGTCCCGCCGTACGGCAGCGCGGCTGGCGTCGTCACGGTCATGTCGGGCGACTTGAAGGCGCTGTTGTCACCGCCGGTCACGAGGTTGTCCACCCACTCCTCCATGACCCGGAGGTTGCGCCGTTCGCGAGGGTCATCGCAGCGCCGCTCGGGTGGCCAGGCCAGCGCTGCCGTGGCTGATCCGGCCACGCTTGTGGCAGTGCCGAGGATGACGGTGCGGCGGTCCATGGAGTGTCCTTCCCAGCGGCGGTTGGGACTCCACTGTGACGGGTGAGGTTGTGAGAACTCTGTGGATCCGTCACCGGGGGAACATCGCGGTCGGCCCGCCCGTCCGGGTGCCCCGAGGTCCTCAGCCCAGCAGGGCGCCGGCCATCTCCACGAGGGTCGCCGCTATGGACGCGCGCCGATTGACCATGTCGAGGTGGTTGCCCGGCTCGACGGCCACGGTCCAGCCGCGCGAGACCGCAGCGTCCAGGTTCGCGCCGTAGGCGTCGCTGAGCAGGAGGTAGCCGCACGACCGTCCATCCCAGCCGGCCGGGATCGGTATCGGCTGGGCGAAGTAGCTCAGCGGCAGCTGTGGCATCTCCTGCCGCAGCCGGGCTCGGACCTCCGGATCCACGACCAGTCCGACCATGGCGTCATCCCCGAACCACTCCGCCCACACCGGCAGCCGCGCGACGTCGTCGCCCGCGGACGATGACCCCTCCTGGGCTGCGGGAACGAGGGAGCGGACGAAGTCGAAGAACTGCGGCGGGACCACGTCGACGGTTCCCGAGGCGGGCGGGATGACGGCATCGACCAGGATCAGCGCGTCCGGTCCGGGCCGCATCCTGCTGACGATCTGGGGGAGCAGCGGCCCCGCGCCGGAGTGACCGACGAGCACGTGCGGTCCGTCGCCCTCGGCTGCTCGTGCGGCGGCGGAGTCGGCCATGGCCTCCCACCGTCCCTGAGCCGCCAGCCGGACCAGAGACGGCACGGCCACGTCGTGACCCTCATCTCGTAGGGTCATGGCGACGGGCGTCCAGGTGCCCGGACCGACCAGCGGGCTGTGGACCAGCGTGAAGCGCACAGCGATCATGATGCCTCCCCGTGGGGTCGTCGTCGGCGCACGAATCCCCTGTTGCGAGACCAGCTGGCCGGGCTGGCCGCACGCCACCGAGCGCCTACCATCGCCGCGACCCATGGACGCCGACCAGCTGACGCAGCGCCTAACCCTCACCGAGGAGGGGCTGATCCCCGCCATCATCCAGCAGCACGACACCGGCGAGGTGCTCATGATGGCCTGGATGACCCCGGCCACGCTGGCCGAGACCCTGGAACTGGGGGAGACCGTCTTCTGGTCGCGCTCCCGTCGCGAGCGTTGGCACAAGGGCGCCACCAGCGGCAACACCCAACGGGTCGTGGACGTCCAGATCGACTGTGACGCCGACGTCCTCCTCGTCGCGGTCGACCAGGG
This Euzebya tangerina DNA region includes the following protein-coding sequences:
- the hisH gene encoding imidazole glycerol phosphate synthase subunit HisH, producing the protein MSVTAAVLDYDAGNLRSAEKALDRAGFDAQVTADARAAANADLVVVPGVGHFGQCVRQFDQAGFTPLIRDRVANGRPVLGICVGLQIMYEGSDEDADVRGLGILPGWVHRFPAVAADGQPLTVPHMGWNALGVPGGDEPDPLVRPVVGERVYFVHSFYAAPSDPDHVIAQTTYGGRHVPAIAREGSVIGTQFHPEKSADVGRRLLEAIRAEVAAVAQS
- the hisA gene encoding 1-(5-phosphoribosyl)-5-[(5-phosphoribosylamino)methylideneamino]imidazole-4-carboxamide isomerase, coding for MPLTLFPAVDIKHGRAVRLTQGKADAETVYDVDPVAAAQRFADEGTEWLHVVDLDAAFTGEPKNRHLIADIVQATGVKVQASGGIRTLEDLNASIGYGAQRVVIGTMALEDPSFVEAALDAHGERVAIGLDAEGHTLKARGWTSESGDLFEALATFTEMGVARFVFTDIRRDGMLSGPNVERLCEVADATTAQVTASGGVSSLADLETLARCHERVDAAIVGKALYAEAFTLTEALELVANR
- the hisF gene encoding imidazole glycerol phosphate synthase subunit HisF — encoded protein: MAVRVIPCLDVDAGRVVKGVQFTGLRDAGDPVELARLYDAEGADELVFLDITASSDDRDTIYDVVRITAEQVFIPLTVGGGVRSVEDARKLLRAGADKTSVNSAALADPTVLSRIADAFGSQCVVSAVDAKRRDPDDPSQGWEVYTHGGRRPTGVDAIEWIAECERRGAGEILLTSMDRDGAKIGFDTELLARVDDAVTVPVIASGGAGSTDHMIEGVTHGRASAVLAASIFHFGEISIGQVKQGMAAAGLPVRMT
- a CDS encoding nuclear transport factor 2 family protein — translated: MDRRTVILGTATSVAGSATAALAWPPERRCDDPRERRNLRVMEEWVDNLVTGGDNSAFKSPDMTVTTPAALPYGGTIPDAEYGEALARYWGPPPTPPEGEPTLFADADRVFLQGTFAATGQPTGLAVEVPLVEVFTLARGLVTNDTLYFLDLDVILAALDA
- a CDS encoding alpha/beta hydrolase, with the translated sequence MIAVRFTLVHSPLVGPGTWTPVAMTLRDEGHDVAVPSLVRLAAQGRWEAMADSAAARAAEGDGPHVLVGHSGAGPLLPQIVSRMRPGPDALILVDAVIPPASGTVDVVPPQFFDFVRSLVPAAQEGSSSAGDDVARLPVWAEWFGDDAMVGLVVDPEVRARLRQEMPQLPLSYFAQPIPIPAGWDGRSCGYLLLSDAYGANLDAAVSRGWTVAVEPGNHLDMVNRRASIAATLVEMAGALLG
- the hisI gene encoding phosphoribosyl-AMP cyclohydrolase, producing MDADQLTQRLTLTEEGLIPAIIQQHDTGEVLMMAWMTPATLAETLELGETVFWSRSRRERWHKGATSGNTQRVVDVQIDCDADVLLVAVDQGDGVACHTGARTCFGPLESLEDTPRQ